In one window of Burkholderia cenocepacia DNA:
- the gmk gene encoding guanylate kinase, giving the protein MTDPNRDGHASHSLHGGVYPGNLFMVVAPSGAGKSTLVNALLSKDSDICLSISYTTRKPRPGEQDGQHYHFTTVEDFRARHAAHEFLESAEVHGNYYGTSRVWIEEQMRNGHDVLLEIDWQGALQVKKQFRNAVGIFILPPSLDALEERLKKRGQDEPNVITRRLLAAGSEIAHASEAEYVVINENFERALAELECIVAATRLRFASQYARHTELFIDLGVHLPHAE; this is encoded by the coding sequence ATGACCGACCCTAACCGCGACGGCCACGCGTCGCATTCGCTGCATGGCGGCGTCTATCCCGGTAACCTGTTCATGGTCGTCGCGCCGTCGGGCGCCGGCAAGTCGACGCTCGTGAATGCGCTGCTGTCGAAGGACAGCGACATCTGCCTGTCGATCTCGTACACGACGCGCAAGCCGCGCCCGGGCGAGCAGGACGGCCAGCACTACCACTTCACGACCGTCGAGGATTTCCGCGCGCGTCACGCGGCGCACGAATTCCTCGAGAGCGCGGAAGTGCACGGCAACTACTACGGCACGTCGCGCGTCTGGATCGAAGAGCAGATGAGGAACGGCCACGACGTGCTGCTCGAAATCGACTGGCAGGGTGCGTTGCAGGTGAAGAAGCAGTTCCGCAACGCGGTCGGCATCTTCATCCTGCCGCCGTCGCTCGATGCGCTCGAAGAGCGCCTGAAGAAGCGCGGCCAGGACGAACCGAACGTGATCACGCGGCGCCTGCTGGCCGCCGGCAGCGAGATCGCGCACGCGTCGGAAGCGGAATACGTGGTGATCAACGAGAATTTCGAGCGTGCGCTCGCGGAACTCGAATGCATCGTCGCGGCGACGCGCCTGCGTTTTGCTTCGCAGTACGCGCGACACACGGAGCTGTTCATCGACCTCGGCGTCCATCTGCCCCACGCGGAATGA
- the rpoZ gene encoding DNA-directed RNA polymerase subunit omega produces MARITVEDCLKQIPNRFELALAATYRARQLAQGHTPKIESRDKPTVVALREIAAGQVGVEMLKKVPV; encoded by the coding sequence ATGGCTCGCATTACCGTCGAAGACTGCCTGAAGCAAATCCCGAACCGCTTCGAACTGGCGCTCGCCGCCACCTACCGCGCGCGGCAGCTCGCGCAAGGCCATACGCCGAAAATCGAAAGCCGCGACAAGCCGACCGTCGTCGCGCTGCGCGAAATCGCCGCCGGCCAGGTCGGCGTCGAGATGCTGAAGAAGGTGCCGGTGTAA